A genomic window from Tolypothrix sp. PCC 7910 includes:
- a CDS encoding PrsW family intramembrane metalloprotease, protein MEQSDPRELARLGNLEAIATLLNRALQTQGVTAKVNLADSCLQILLQSQRIANQQVSVTLIERELKLLNADFAKTVRIYGRAAGSEIPAWTQEFALQPTATTNKIDTVVRSPITNNQILSKPSISSPRFNTDFLHHHIDTLEFVQTLRTFRFSAVVPYREALSPALYGHTSVKLLLFFGLFPLAVSFIFNRTGLHVGLEKTAWVLGVYYASIWGVVLQNLIRPRHFYWREILKCIAFTVFVGIPLLLFIQKFPLFSFLYAATDWGLIPRLIGFILGVGILEEVCKALPIYLLFLRSGKLNDPLTLAFYGTMSGLGFAISEGVVYSAVYAFGLVQGEIDISAYVLTNTIRFVCLPLFHAIWAGITGYFLGLAAINPSRQGAIIAIGIAIAAVLHGLYDTFAGGLLGLAVMAFSILLFVAYLQHSQQMIEDLRQEELKKSNQEPQSNS, encoded by the coding sequence ATGGAACAGTCAGATCCTAGAGAATTGGCTCGCCTGGGAAATTTAGAGGCGATCGCAACCTTACTCAACCGCGCACTGCAAACACAAGGAGTTACTGCTAAAGTTAACCTCGCGGATAGCTGTTTGCAAATATTACTGCAATCTCAAAGGATTGCCAATCAACAAGTTTCAGTAACTTTGATTGAGCGAGAGTTGAAACTGCTAAATGCAGATTTTGCGAAAACAGTTAGAATCTATGGACGCGCCGCAGGTAGTGAAATTCCCGCTTGGACTCAAGAATTTGCTTTGCAGCCAACAGCAACAACTAATAAAATAGATACTGTTGTGCGGTCGCCAATTACTAATAATCAAATACTATCCAAACCTAGCATTAGTTCACCTCGCTTCAACACTGATTTTCTGCACCACCACATCGATACCCTAGAGTTTGTGCAAACACTGCGGACTTTTCGCTTTTCTGCGGTTGTTCCTTATCGCGAAGCACTCAGTCCAGCTTTGTATGGCCACACAAGTGTAAAACTTCTGCTATTTTTCGGCTTATTTCCCTTAGCTGTCAGCTTTATTTTCAACCGCACAGGTTTACACGTAGGACTAGAAAAAACGGCTTGGGTGTTGGGTGTCTACTACGCTTCCATTTGGGGAGTTGTTCTGCAAAATTTGATTAGACCAAGACATTTCTATTGGCGTGAAATCTTAAAATGCATTGCTTTTACAGTTTTTGTAGGTATACCACTTTTACTATTTATTCAAAAATTTCCTTTATTTAGTTTTCTCTATGCTGCGACAGATTGGGGATTAATTCCCCGATTAATTGGCTTTATTTTAGGTGTAGGTATTTTAGAAGAAGTATGTAAAGCATTACCAATTTATCTATTATTTTTACGTTCTGGTAAATTGAACGATCCACTGACATTAGCATTTTATGGCACTATGTCGGGACTGGGATTTGCAATCTCCGAAGGCGTTGTTTACTCTGCGGTTTATGCTTTCGGATTAGTGCAAGGTGAAATAGATATTAGCGCTTATGTTTTAACTAATACGATTAGATTTGTCTGTCTACCCTTATTTCATGCTATCTGGGCAGGAATTACTGGTTATTTTCTAGGATTAGCAGCAATTAACCCTTCGCGCCAAGGTGCGATTATTGCCATTGGCATTGCGATCGCAGCTGTATTACATGGTCTTTATGATACATTTGCTGGCGGTCTTTTAGGTCTTGCTGTCATGGCATTTTCGATTTTATTGTTTGTTGCTTATCTTCAGCATAGTCAACAAATGATTGAGGATTTACGCCAGGAAGAATTAAAGAAAAGCAATCAGGAACCTCAGAGTAATTCGTAA
- a CDS encoding carotenoid oxygenase family protein has product MTTHTISTPAVDPYLDGNFAPVRQEITTDSLQVIGQLPPELVGMFVRNGPNPQWPPIGKYHWFDGDGMLHGVHISEGKATYRNRYVQTRGWKIENEAGKAIWSGFMEPPQMDNPYGPYKNTGNTALIWHAGKFLALNEGSVPHSITLPELNTIGEYTYNGKLVSAFTAHPKVDPVTGEMMFFGYSAAPPYLQYSRVSAAGELLTTVPIEIPVPVMMHDFAITENYTIFMDLPLTFSAERLYRGEPMLMFESDRPSRFGIVPRSGDNSNIRWFESSPCYVFHTLNAYEEGDEVVLIGCRISSTTVLGSPDSRSDSDGDIPRLHQWRFNLKTGTLREQQLDDVAAEFPRVNENFLGRQTRYGYTAKLANTPVPLFEGVIKYDFSNGKSQTYQFGKGRYGSESVFAPRPGATTEDDGWLITFVYDESSETSELIVVNAQDITGEPVARVIIPQHVPYGFHGTWISEEQLVVNY; this is encoded by the coding sequence ATGACAACTCACACAATTTCCACGCCAGCAGTTGATCCGTATCTGGATGGTAATTTTGCACCAGTGCGTCAAGAAATTACCACAGATAGCTTGCAAGTTATTGGTCAATTACCGCCAGAGTTAGTAGGGATGTTTGTCCGCAATGGGCCTAATCCCCAATGGCCGCCTATTGGTAAGTACCATTGGTTTGATGGTGATGGAATGTTACATGGTGTGCATATTAGCGAGGGTAAAGCTACTTATCGCAACCGCTATGTGCAAACCAGGGGATGGAAAATTGAAAACGAAGCAGGAAAGGCTATTTGGTCGGGGTTTATGGAACCACCTCAGATGGATAATCCCTATGGCCCATATAAAAATACTGGTAATACTGCTTTAATTTGGCACGCAGGAAAGTTTTTGGCGCTAAATGAAGGTAGTGTACCTCACAGCATTACTCTACCTGAGCTAAACACAATTGGCGAGTATACCTATAACGGTAAGCTGGTTTCTGCTTTCACAGCTCATCCCAAGGTAGATCCAGTTACAGGCGAGATGATGTTTTTTGGCTACTCCGCCGCGCCACCATATCTGCAATACAGCAGAGTTTCCGCCGCCGGAGAGTTGTTAACAACAGTACCTATTGAAATACCAGTGCCAGTGATGATGCATGATTTTGCCATCACGGAAAACTATACAATTTTCATGGATTTACCACTAACATTCAGCGCTGAAAGATTATATCGTGGGGAACCGATGCTGATGTTTGAGAGCGATCGCCCTAGTCGTTTTGGCATTGTTCCACGTTCTGGCGATAATAGTAATATCCGCTGGTTTGAAAGTTCTCCTTGCTACGTTTTCCATACTCTAAATGCTTATGAAGAAGGCGACGAAGTAGTACTGATAGGTTGTCGCATAAGTTCTACTACTGTTTTAGGCTCTCCAGATAGCCGATCAGATTCCGATGGAGATATTCCCCGCTTGCATCAATGGCGGTTTAACCTCAAAACCGGAACACTGCGCGAACAACAATTAGATGATGTCGCGGCGGAATTTCCCCGCGTCAATGAAAACTTTTTGGGGCGACAAACGCGCTATGGCTACACTGCTAAGTTAGCGAATACTCCTGTACCTCTATTTGAAGGCGTAATTAAATACGACTTCAGCAATGGGAAATCTCAAACCTATCAATTTGGCAAGGGACGCTATGGTAGTGAATCTGTATTTGCACCACGTCCGGGAGCAACTACTGAGGATGATGGCTGGCTAATTACTTTCGTTTACGATGAAAGCTCAGAAACTTCTGAATTAATTGTAGTGAATGCTCAAGATATCACAGGTGAACCTGTAGCGCGGGTCATTATTCCTCAACATGTACCTTATGGATTTCATGGTACTTGGATTTCTGAAGAACAATTAGTGGTTAATTACTAA
- a CDS encoding histidine phosphatase family protein, translating into MSLTLYFLRHGQTECSRNNAFCGSIDSELTPEGLAMAKAFATAYSSIPWKAVFSSPMRRTVLTAAPLCELLDIQPELRDGLKEINYGKWEGKPPEVISREFHDDYLRWSADPAWYAPTGGEMAITIAHRAIQVIEEIKHLYQSGNVLVVSHKATIRIILCSLLGIDVGRFRYRIGCPVASVSVVEFSSHGPLLRSLADRTHLDEHLRNLPGT; encoded by the coding sequence TTGAGCTTAACTCTTTATTTTCTCCGTCATGGACAAACGGAATGCAGCCGAAATAATGCTTTTTGCGGTTCGATAGACTCTGAACTCACGCCAGAAGGTTTGGCAATGGCTAAGGCTTTTGCAACTGCATATAGTTCTATCCCTTGGAAAGCAGTTTTTTCTAGTCCGATGCGGCGTACTGTGTTGACAGCAGCACCGCTGTGTGAATTGCTAGATATCCAACCAGAACTGCGGGATGGTTTAAAGGAAATTAATTATGGCAAGTGGGAAGGAAAACCACCAGAAGTTATTAGCCGAGAATTTCACGATGATTATCTGCGTTGGTCAGCAGATCCTGCATGGTATGCGCCAACTGGCGGAGAAATGGCAATTACTATAGCTCATCGTGCTATCCAGGTAATTGAAGAGATCAAACACCTTTATCAAAGCGGTAATGTTTTAGTAGTTTCTCACAAGGCAACCATCAGAATAATTCTGTGCAGCTTATTAGGTATTGATGTGGGACGCTTCCGGTATCGTATTGGTTGCCCAGTTGCTTCTGTAAGTGTTGTAGAATTTAGCTCTCATGGCCCACTGTTGCGTTCTTTGGCAGACCGGACTCATTTAGATGAGCATTTACGGAATTTACCAGGAACTTGA